The Streptomyces sp. NBC_00440 genome contains a region encoding:
- the der gene encoding ribosome biogenesis GTPase Der has protein sequence MNDQHDHGALGDAEYAEFMELAAEEGFDVEDVEGALEEASHGPLPVLAVVGRPNVGKSTLVNRIIGRREAVVQDKPGVTRDRVTYEAEWAGRRFKVVDTGGWEQDVLGLDASVAAQAEYAIEASDAVVFVVDSTVGATDTDEAVVKLLRRAGKPVVLCANKVDGQSGEADASTLWSLGLGEPHPVSSLHGRGTGDMLDAVLEALPEAPAQTFGTTVGGPRRIALIGRPNVGKSSLLNKVANEDRVVVNEMAGTTRDPVDELIKLGGIVWKFIDTAGIRRRVHLQEGADYYASLRTAAAVEKAEVAVVLIDATESISVQDQRIITMAVEAGRAMVLAFNKWDNLDEERRYYLEREIETELGQVTWAPRVNVSARTGRHMEKLVPAIETAIKGWETRIPTGRLNAFLGEIVAAHPHPVRGGKQPRILFGTQAGTMPPRFVLFASGFLEAGYRRFIERRLREEFGFDGTPIHISVRVREKRGRKK, from the coding sequence ATGAACGACCAGCACGACCACGGAGCACTCGGCGACGCCGAGTACGCGGAGTTCATGGAGCTCGCCGCGGAAGAGGGTTTCGACGTCGAGGACGTCGAAGGCGCTCTTGAGGAGGCCTCGCACGGCCCCCTGCCCGTCCTCGCCGTCGTCGGCCGGCCGAATGTCGGCAAGTCGACCCTGGTGAACCGCATCATCGGCCGCCGTGAGGCGGTCGTCCAGGACAAGCCGGGTGTCACCCGCGACCGCGTCACCTACGAGGCCGAGTGGGCCGGGCGCCGCTTCAAGGTCGTCGACACCGGCGGCTGGGAGCAGGACGTCCTGGGCCTGGACGCCTCCGTCGCGGCGCAGGCCGAGTACGCCATCGAGGCGTCCGACGCCGTGGTCTTCGTGGTCGACTCGACGGTCGGCGCGACCGACACCGACGAGGCCGTCGTCAAGCTGCTGCGCCGGGCGGGCAAGCCCGTGGTGCTCTGCGCCAACAAGGTCGACGGGCAGAGCGGTGAGGCCGACGCCAGCACCCTCTGGTCGCTCGGTCTCGGCGAGCCGCACCCGGTCTCCTCGCTGCACGGCCGCGGCACCGGCGACATGCTGGACGCCGTACTCGAAGCGCTTCCCGAGGCACCGGCCCAGACCTTCGGCACCACGGTCGGCGGCCCGCGCAGGATCGCGCTCATCGGCCGTCCGAACGTCGGCAAGTCCTCGCTGCTCAACAAGGTCGCGAACGAGGACCGTGTCGTCGTCAACGAGATGGCGGGCACCACCCGCGACCCGGTCGACGAACTGATCAAGCTCGGCGGCATCGTCTGGAAGTTCATCGACACGGCGGGCATCCGCCGCCGGGTGCACCTCCAGGAAGGCGCGGACTACTACGCGTCACTGCGTACCGCGGCCGCTGTGGAGAAGGCCGAGGTCGCGGTCGTCCTGATCGACGCCACCGAGTCCATCAGCGTCCAGGACCAGCGCATCATCACCATGGCCGTCGAGGCGGGCCGGGCGATGGTCCTCGCGTTCAACAAGTGGGACAACCTCGACGAGGAGCGCCGCTACTACCTGGAGCGGGAGATCGAGACCGAGCTCGGCCAGGTCACCTGGGCACCCCGGGTGAACGTCTCCGCCCGCACCGGGCGCCACATGGAGAAGCTGGTCCCGGCGATCGAGACGGCCATCAAGGGCTGGGAGACCCGGATCCCGACCGGCAGGCTCAACGCCTTCCTCGGCGAGATCGTCGCCGCCCACCCGCACCCGGTCCGCGGTGGAAAGCAGCCGCGCATCCTCTTCGGCACCCAGGCCGGGACGATGCCGCCGCGGTTCGTCCTCTTCGCGTCCGGCTTCCTGGAGGCCGGTTACCGGCGCTTCATCGAGCGCCGGCTGCGTGAGGAGTTCGGCTTCGACGGCACGCCGATCCACATCTCGGTCCGGGTGCGCGAGAAGCGCGGCCGCAAGAAGTAG
- a CDS encoding glycosyltransferase family 4 protein: MHITFMLHNAYGIGGTIRTTFTLAGTLAQQHDVEIVSVFRHLDRPTLGAPDGVRMTHLVDTRKDSADYAGDDPDHARPATVFPRGDHRHRQYSRLTDTRIAGYLKSLEADVIVGTRPGLNVQIARQTRRGPVRVGQEHLTLDSHNALLRREIGYRYGLLDAVTTVSEADARAYRNGLALPGLRIEAIPNSVPEPLLPVSDTTAKWVVAAGRLTETKRFDLLIRAFGQVVEVRPDWRLRIYGSGDASGNEKSALRALIDELGLYNHVFLMGPANPIEAEWVKGSVAAVTSRLESFGMSLVEAMRSGLPVVSTDCPHGPREIISDGVDGRLVPVGDTGAVAAALLQLIEDDALRAAMGRAARDSSARFDPAPVAARHEALFTELAAGHGGGPSRGALGEGLLRARGTAGSRTYGLRHRISGAVRRRRAA; this comes from the coding sequence ATGCACATTACTTTCATGCTCCACAACGCCTACGGCATCGGTGGCACGATCCGGACCACCTTCACGCTGGCCGGCACGCTGGCCCAGCAGCACGATGTGGAGATCGTCTCCGTCTTCCGGCACCTCGACCGGCCGACGCTGGGCGCTCCGGACGGCGTACGGATGACTCATCTCGTCGATACGCGCAAGGACAGCGCGGACTACGCCGGGGACGATCCGGACCATGCCAGGCCGGCCACCGTCTTTCCCCGGGGCGATCACCGCCACCGCCAGTACAGCCGGCTCACGGACACCCGGATCGCCGGATATCTGAAGTCCCTGGAGGCCGACGTGATCGTCGGCACCCGTCCGGGGCTCAATGTGCAGATCGCCCGCCAGACGCGGCGCGGACCGGTCCGGGTCGGCCAGGAGCACCTCACGCTCGACAGCCACAACGCCCTGCTGCGCCGCGAGATCGGGTACCGCTACGGCCTGCTGGACGCGGTCACCACGGTCTCCGAGGCCGACGCACGCGCGTACCGCAATGGACTCGCCCTTCCCGGCCTGCGGATCGAAGCCATCCCCAACAGCGTTCCGGAGCCGCTTCTCCCGGTCTCCGACACCACGGCGAAGTGGGTCGTGGCAGCGGGCAGGCTGACCGAGACGAAGCGGTTCGACCTGCTGATCCGCGCCTTCGGCCAGGTGGTGGAGGTCCGCCCGGACTGGCGGCTGCGGATCTACGGCAGCGGCGACGCCAGCGGCAACGAGAAGAGCGCCCTGCGTGCCCTGATCGATGAACTGGGCCTGTACAACCACGTGTTTCTGATGGGCCCGGCCAACCCGATCGAGGCGGAGTGGGTCAAGGGTTCGGTGGCCGCGGTCACCTCGCGTCTCGAATCCTTCGGCATGTCGCTCGTCGAGGCGATGCGCTCCGGGCTGCCGGTCGTCTCCACCGACTGCCCGCACGGTCCCCGCGAGATCATCAGCGACGGCGTCGACGGGCGGCTGGTGCCCGTGGGCGACACCGGGGCCGTCGCGGCGGCCCTCCTCCAGCTGATCGAGGACGACGCCCTGCGCGCCGCGATGGGAAGGGCCGCGCGCGACAGCTCCGCGCGCTTCGACCCCGCGCCGGTCGCGGCACGGCACGAGGCGCTCTTCACCGAACTGGCCGCCGGGCACGGCGGCGGGCCGTCCCGCGGCGCGCTGGGCGAAGGACTGCTACGCGCTCGTGGCACGGCCGGGAGCAGGACGTACGGACTGCGGCACCGGATCTCCGGCGCCGTGCGAAGGAGGAGGGCCGCATGA
- a CDS encoding I78 family peptidase inhibitor — protein sequence MAPIPTPPVQPDDAPDSYVGLDEERAGQLARERGWSTVRALPTGTVITMEFLSGRLNFEVDGGKVVRCWPG from the coding sequence ATGGCACCCATTCCGACCCCTCCCGTACAGCCTGACGACGCCCCCGACAGCTATGTGGGCCTCGATGAGGAGCGCGCCGGGCAGCTGGCCAGGGAGCGCGGCTGGTCCACCGTGAGAGCGCTGCCCACGGGCACCGTCATCACCATGGAGTTCCTGTCGGGCCGGCTCAACTTCGAGGTCGACGGCGGGAAGGTCGTCCGCTGCTGGCCGGGCTGA
- a CDS encoding lysophospholipid acyltransferase family protein produces the protein MYGLWRPRVLGAWRVPAGGPVIMAVNHSHNIDGPMLMGTAPRPVHFLIKKEAFTGPLDPFLRGIGQLKVDRETADRTAVTDALGVLAGGGVLGIFPEGTRGEGDFASLRAGLAYFALRAGAPIVPVAVLGSTGRGGRLVRALPPLRSRVDVVFGEPFDAGDGSGRRTRKALDEATVRIQQRLTGHLESARRLTGR, from the coding sequence ATGTACGGCCTGTGGCGGCCCCGCGTCCTCGGTGCGTGGCGGGTCCCGGCGGGCGGGCCGGTCATCATGGCCGTGAACCACTCGCACAACATCGACGGGCCCATGCTGATGGGAACGGCGCCCCGGCCGGTGCATTTCCTGATCAAGAAGGAGGCGTTCACCGGTCCTCTCGACCCGTTCCTTCGTGGAATCGGGCAGCTGAAAGTGGACCGCGAGACCGCCGACCGGACAGCGGTCACGGACGCCCTCGGGGTTCTCGCCGGCGGAGGTGTCCTCGGGATCTTCCCCGAAGGCACCAGGGGCGAGGGCGACTTCGCCTCACTGCGCGCGGGACTCGCGTACTTCGCGCTGCGGGCGGGCGCACCGATCGTCCCGGTGGCCGTCCTGGGCAGCACCGGACGCGGCGGACGCCTCGTCAGGGCGCTGCCACCGCTGCGCAGCCGGGTCGATGTGGTGTTCGGCGAGCCCTTCGACGCGGGGGACGGCAGCGGACGGCGTACGCGCAAGGCGCTGGACGAGGCCACCGTACGGATCCAGCAGCGGCTCACCGGCCACCTGGAAAGTGCCAGGCGCCTCACCGGGCGCTGA
- a CDS encoding phosphatase PAP2 family protein encodes MRIDRIFTRLDREPEPPKLEIPRMSRTRIALLGSTLAFYLAIVVAVLSTSWLVGLDWKVMLFRPYQQWPQLHAFLDYFVVLGQRGPTAVMVAAWLGWRSWRQHTLRPLLTLGAALLLLNITVGAVKLGLGRLGPHYATQIGSAELFAGGDIFPSGHTANAVVTWGILAYLATTPLARRWLSVGSAALALGVGATTVYLGTHWLSDVLLGWAAGLLVLLGLPWFEPLIGRTETAIFAVREKLRAARRRPAAPAPIPVDVQPALFPHGQPRAEGSDDESQPLEPVGIAGRSGGTPRSGTHPTSPQRAHGPRSDRTPVTPAGSRRPPHADRTPRTGQTRPVPGGST; translated from the coding sequence GTGCGTATCGACCGAATCTTTACCCGCCTGGACCGGGAGCCGGAACCGCCGAAGCTAGAGATCCCGCGGATGAGCCGGACCCGGATCGCCCTGCTCGGCTCGACGCTGGCCTTCTACCTGGCCATCGTCGTCGCCGTGCTGTCCACGTCCTGGCTCGTGGGACTGGACTGGAAGGTCATGCTCTTCCGGCCGTACCAGCAGTGGCCCCAGCTTCATGCCTTCCTCGACTACTTCGTGGTGCTCGGCCAGCGCGGACCCACCGCGGTGATGGTCGCGGCCTGGCTCGGCTGGCGCTCCTGGCGGCAGCACACCCTCAGACCCCTGCTGACCCTCGGCGCGGCGCTGCTGCTGCTGAACATCACGGTGGGCGCGGTCAAGCTCGGCCTCGGTCGCCTCGGACCGCACTACGCGACCCAGATCGGCTCGGCCGAGCTCTTCGCCGGCGGCGATATATTTCCGTCGGGCCACACCGCCAACGCGGTCGTGACCTGGGGAATCCTGGCCTACCTGGCCACCACCCCGCTGGCCAGGCGCTGGCTCTCGGTGGGCTCGGCCGCACTGGCCCTGGGTGTCGGAGCCACCACGGTGTACCTCGGTACGCACTGGTTGAGCGATGTGCTGCTCGGCTGGGCCGCCGGTCTGCTGGTCCTGCTGGGCCTCCCCTGGTTCGAGCCGCTGATCGGCCGCACCGAGACCGCGATCTTCGCGGTGCGCGAGAAGCTGCGCGCCGCCCGCCGCAGGCCCGCCGCGCCCGCGCCCATACCGGTCGACGTCCAGCCCGCGCTGTTCCCGCACGGCCAGCCGCGCGCCGAGGGCTCCGACGACGAGAGCCAGCCGCTGGAGCCGGTGGGCATCGCGGGACGCTCCGGCGGTACGCCCAGGAGCGGCACGCACCCCACCTCGCCGCAGCGGGCGCACGGCCCGCGCTCGGACCGCACGCCTGTCACTCCGGCCGGCAGCCGCCGTCCCCCGCACGCCGACCGCACCCCGCGCACCGGTCAGACACGGCCGGTTCCGGGGGGCTCCACCTGA
- a CDS encoding transferase, translating to MTGTSEDRLPYAVDCTADADGTIGFAVAAAGPTALVLKRRKSGDRVRLALTESPDGGSSGGHAVLDAAAELREGRWDVFTEGGPAGEQRVEPGLRDLRKLTDRTPHPAATAVVARIPYRTADGMLAVRSWSRSPHAEAGELTVRPGALSVAGQLYGAGLGADAVVEARLRGAPGQVHREPVRTGGDDGAFSCTLHCGPLAVGDGEGARFWDLWLLPEGAEGSGPGVRISRILDDIADRKSVFVYPGSPCGDGAVRAATATPYYTVDNDLSVRLDPPRG from the coding sequence ATGACAGGGACCAGCGAGGACCGGCTGCCGTACGCCGTCGACTGCACGGCCGACGCCGACGGAACCATCGGCTTCGCCGTCGCGGCGGCCGGCCCGACCGCACTGGTACTGAAGCGGCGCAAGTCCGGCGACCGGGTCCGGCTGGCGCTCACGGAGTCCCCGGACGGCGGCTCTTCCGGGGGGCACGCCGTGCTGGACGCCGCCGCTGAGCTCAGGGAGGGGCGCTGGGACGTCTTCACGGAGGGCGGACCGGCCGGCGAGCAGCGCGTCGAGCCGGGTCTCAGGGACCTGCGGAAGCTGACCGACCGCACACCGCATCCCGCGGCCACGGCAGTGGTCGCCCGCATCCCGTACCGCACGGCCGACGGGATGCTCGCGGTCCGCAGCTGGTCCCGCTCACCGCACGCGGAAGCCGGTGAACTCACCGTGCGGCCGGGTGCGCTGAGCGTAGCCGGGCAGCTGTACGGGGCGGGGCTCGGCGCGGACGCGGTGGTGGAGGCGAGGCTGCGCGGCGCGCCGGGACAGGTGCACCGCGAACCGGTGCGGACCGGCGGTGACGACGGAGCGTTCAGCTGCACCCTGCACTGCGGGCCGCTGGCCGTGGGCGACGGCGAAGGGGCCCGGTTCTGGGACCTGTGGCTGCTGCCGGAGGGCGCGGAGGGGAGCGGTCCGGGCGTCCGGATCAGCCGGATCCTCGACGACATCGCCGACCGGAAGTCCGTCTTCGTCTACCCCGGTTCGCCGTGCGGTGACGGAGCGGTGCGGGCCGCCACGGCCACGCCGTACTACACGGTGGACAACGACCTCAGCGTGCGGCTCGACCCGCCGAGGGGCTGA
- a CDS encoding transglycosylase family protein, translating to MPTPRVWPAALLALLIALAPSGAQAASPHVATASARAPGSRPLACTGDQRPWGCIAECESGGHWDANTGNTFYGGLQILQSTWVEYGGLAYAPRADLATREQQITVAERILAAQGWGAWPVCSKRYGFDGAAGRGHVVTSGETLSSIARHYGVKGGWSALYRTNARSVGAHPDRLAVGTRLTLPATARGSARGAGGPE from the coding sequence ATGCCGACCCCTCGCGTGTGGCCCGCCGCCCTGCTGGCCCTGCTGATCGCCCTGGCCCCGTCCGGTGCGCAGGCCGCCTCGCCGCACGTCGCCACGGCCTCCGCCCGGGCTCCGGGGTCCAGACCGTTGGCCTGCACCGGTGACCAGCGGCCCTGGGGATGCATCGCCGAGTGCGAGAGCGGCGGCCACTGGGACGCCAACACCGGCAACACCTTCTACGGCGGGCTGCAGATCCTCCAGTCGACCTGGGTCGAGTACGGCGGCCTCGCGTACGCACCGCGGGCCGATCTGGCCACCCGTGAGCAGCAGATCACCGTCGCGGAGAGAATCCTCGCCGCCCAGGGCTGGGGGGCCTGGCCGGTCTGCTCCAAGCGGTACGGCTTCGACGGGGCCGCGGGCCGGGGCCATGTCGTGACGTCCGGCGAGACCCTCAGCTCCATCGCCAGGCACTACGGGGTCAAGGGCGGCTGGTCCGCGCTCTACCGGACCAACGCCCGCTCCGTCGGGGCGCACCCCGACCGGCTCGCCGTCGGTACCAGGCTGACCCTGCCTGCCACGGCCCGGGGCTCCGCCCGAGGGGCCGGCGGGCCCGAGTAG